The Tessaracoccus flavus genome includes the window GGAGTCCATCTGGAGTTTCATGCCCTGCGCCAGACGGTTGTAGATCACTCCCGCGACCATCGGCTGGTCGGTGGGGGTGGATACTTCACGCGCCACGATGGAGGCGATCGTCACCACCTCCAGCGGCGTGTAGCCAAGCTCCTCCGCCCGGCCCTCGAGGCTCAACCGTTCGGCCACCGTCTTGAACTGGCGCACCTGGGACGCCATGATCCAGGACGGGTTCGGAGGCTCAGCCACGTTGTAGGTGGAGGGGAAGAGGAACCCCTCGAGGTTGCCCTCGGCGTACTCGGGAAGGTCGAAGTAGTCGATGTTGGCGGCAGCGGCAGCAATCGCGTCGGCAGGGACCTCGAGATCGCGCGTGATGATGTCCCACTGCTGCGAGTTGGGCGTGCCCTCGGGGAAGGTCACCGTCAGGACCACCATGTTCTCCGGGTCCAGCAGCATCTCGAACGCCGTCTGGGCCGGCAGTTCCTTGGTCAGGTTGAAGCGACCGTAGGACAGCTGATCCGACTCGCCGCTCTCCTGGGCCGCCTTGCGGAACGCCTTGATCGACTTGACGACGCCCGCCTCGACGAGGATGTCGCCGATCTGGTTGACGCCCGCGCCTCTCGGGATGAGGACCTGGACCTCCTCGCCGGTGCCCTCGCCGGCGTAGTCGTCGGCTGTGCGCCACGCGACGTAGGCGTCGTTGGCCCTGTCGTAGACGAACCAGCCGCCGCCGATGATGATGCTCAGCGACAGCAGGACGGCGAACGCGCTGCGCGCGTGGTAGCCGACCTTCCGCCAGTCGAGTCGGCCGTCATTGTCGATGAACGCGGGGCTCACAGATCCTCCTCCTTCGCCGGTACGGGCTCACCGACGGGCGCGTTCTCACGCGCCTCGGCGTCGATTGCCCGCTGCAGGATCTCCACCGCAGCGGCCTGATCGATGACCCGACGCTGCTGCCGCGACCTGCGCCCGGCATCTCCAAGGCTACGTGATGCTGAGGCGGTGCTCATCCTCTCGTCGATGAGTCGCACCTCCACCGGAGCGATCGCCGTTGCCAGCGCAGCTGCCCGTGCGGTCACCTGGCCGGCCGCGATTCCCCGCTCCCCCGCCAGCGTCAGCGGCAGGCCCACGTACACGATGTCCGGGGCGTACTCCTTCACGATGGCGGTCAGAGAGCGCATCTCATCGCGACCGGCCGGGACCGTCTCAACGGGGTACGCGAACGTCGTGCCGGCGTTGCAGGCGGCCACGCCGATGCGAGCTTTGCCCCAGTCGACGCCGAGGCGCACCCCATCAGCCACGCGCAGCCAGCGCCTGGCGCACCGCCGCGAGGGCCTGCGGGGCGGCGGACGGGTCCGTACCCCCGCCTTGGGCCAGGTCAGCCTTGCCGCCGCCCTTGCCGCCGAGTTCGGCGCACGCGATGCCGATGAGCGAGCCGGCGCTCAGCCCCAGTCCGCGGGCGCCGTCGTTGGTGGCGACGATGGCGGCCGGTTTGTCGACGCCACCGACCAGCGCCACGACGGCGGGGTGGGAGCCGAGCCTTTCCCGCAGGTCGAGCGCCAGCGTCCGCAGGTCTCCGCCCGACACGCCCGGGACCTCCGCCCCCAGGTACCGGACTCCGGCCACGTCCACAGCCTGGGCCGCGAGCGTTGCCGCGCTGCCGAGCACCTTCTCGGAGTTGAGGGCCGCGATCTGCTTCTCCGCCTCCTTGAGCTGCGCCACGAGCCGCTCGACCCGTCCGACGAGTTGGTCGGGCTGCACGCGCAGGGTGTCGGTGAGTTCGGAGACGAGCGCCCGCTCGGCGGCGAACTTGGCGAAGGCGTCGCCGGAGACCAGCGCCTCGACCCGTCGCACACCGGACCCGATCGAGGCCTCGCTGATGAGGTTGAGCACGCCGATCTCGGCTGTGCCCGATACGTGGGTGCCGCCGCAGAGCTCCCTGGACCAGGGGCCCCCCAGCTCGACCATGCGCACGATCGGCGGGTACTTTTCGCCGAACATCGCCATGGCGCCCAGTGCCTTGGCGTCCTCGAGCTTCATCTCGGTGGCCGTGACCTCGAAGTTCGTCGCGATCGCCTCGTTGGCGCGCGCCTCGACCTCCGCCTTCAGCTGGTCCGAGAGCCCGTGGGGGGACGAGAAGTCGAACCGCATGTAGCCCGGCTTGTTGTACGACCCCGCCTGGGTGGCGTTGGACCCGACGAGTTCCCGCAGCGCGGCGTGCACGATGTGGGTGGCGGTGTGGGCCTGGCACGCGCCGCGCCTGGCGACGGCGTCGACCTCAGCCTGCGCCGCAGCGCCGAGACCCAGCTCGCCGAGCACCGAGACGCGGTGGACGATCAGCCCGGGCACCGGACGCTGCACGTCCAGGACCTCGAGCGAGAAGCCGTCCCCGGTGATGGTCCCCCGGTCCGCGTCCTGACCGCCCGCCTCGGCGTAGAAGGGCGTTTCGCGCAGCACGATCTCGACGACGCTGCCGTCGGAGGCCCGGTCGACCGCCGCGCCGTCGGCGATGATCCCGCGCACGGCGGTCGCGACCGAGAGGTCCGTGTAGCCGAGGAAGGGAACCTCCCCGGTGTCGCGCAGCTGGCGGTAGGCCTCCATGCTGGCGGCGCCACCCTTCTTCGCCTTCGCGTCGGCCCGCGCCCGGTCCTTCTGCTCCTTCATGAGCTCGTCGAACTTCGCCCGGTCGACGCTCAGCCCCTGCTCGGCGGCCATCTCCATGGTCAGGTCGATCGGGAAGCCGTAGGTGTCGTGCAACTGGAAGGCCTGGGCCCCGCCGAAGCTCGACGCCTTCGCGGCCTTCGCCTCGCCCGCCGCAGTGTCGAACATCACCGTTCCGGCCTGGAGGGTGCGTCTGAACGACTCCTCCTCCGCAGCGGCCGCCTGGGACACGCGCGACCAACTCTCCTCGATCTCGGGGTAGGAGGCCGTCATCTGTTCCTTCGACACGGGGAGGAGTTCCCCGAGCACGGGGTCGCCGACGCCGAGCAGTCGCATCGACCTGATCACGCGACGCAGGAGGCGGCGCAGCACGTAGCCGCGGGCCTCGTTGCCGGGGGTGACCCCGTCACTCATGAGCATCAGCGAGGAGCGGACGTGGTCGGCGACGACGCGGAACCGGATGTCGTCGGCGGCGTCGGCACCGTAGCGCCGCCCGGAGAGCTCCGACGCCTTCGCGATGACGGGGTACACCTCGTCGATCTCGTACATGTTGGCCACGCCCTGCTTGAGCAGCGCGACGCGTTCGAGGCCGGAGCCGGTGTCGATGTTGCGGCTCGGCAGCGGCCGCAGCACGTCGAAGTCGTCCTTCGCGCGCACCGCGGAGAGCTCCTCCTGCTGGAACACCAGATTCCAGATCTCCAGGAACCGGTCCTCGTCGGCCTCCGGGCCACCGTCGGCGCCGAACTCGGGACCGCGGTCGATGTAGATCTCGGAGCAGGGGCCGCCCGGGCCGGGCACGCCCATGTGCCAGTAGTTGTCCTTGAGACCTCTCTCCTGGATCCGCTCACGCGGTACGCCCACCGACTGCCACAGATCGATCGTCTCCTGGTCGCCGTGCAGCGCGGTCACCCAGACCTTGTCCGGATCGAAGCCCCAGCCGCCGTCGGACTCCGCGCCGGTGACGAGGCGCCAGGCGTAGTCGATCGCGCCTTCCTTGAAGTAGTCGCCGAAGGCGAAGTTGCCGAGCATCTGGAAGAAGGTGCCATGGCGGGTGGTCTTGCCCACCTCCTCGATGTCGAGGGTGCGGACGCACTTCTGGGAGGAGACGGCCCGCGGGAAGGGGGCAGGCTCGTCGCCGAGGAAGTAGGGCTTGAACGGCACCATGCCCGCGTTGACGAACAGGAGAGTCGGGTCGTTGTAGAGCAGCGAGGCGCTCGGCACGACCGTGTGGCCCTCGCGGGCGAAGAAGTCGACGAAACGGCTCCGGATCTCGGAGGTCTTCATGGTGGTCCTCAGGTGGTGGTCGTGGCGGGGATGTTCAGCTCACGCCGCAGCTCGGCTTCGCGCTCGGCCATGGCGGCGCGGAACGTGGCGGCGAAGTCGCCGAAGCCCGCGGCTGCCTGATGTCCCTTCGCCGCGACCTGCTCCTGGACCCCGCGGGGTGTCAGGCGGTGCAGCAGATCGCGCCCGCGAAGCACGAGGTACACGGCCAGCCCGGCCCCGACCATCATCCAGAACAGCCGCCTCATCGGTTCTTCCGACCCTTCAGCGCCTTGCGGACGCCGTAGCTGAACGCGGCCGTCTTGACCAGCGGGCCACCGAGGGTGGCGGCGAACAGGGTCGACATCTGGGCGGCGTTCTCGCTGACCACGGTGGCGTGGCCCGAGACGCGGCTCACGTCGTCGGTGACGACGCTCAGCTTGGCCAGTTCCTCGTTGGTCAGCCCGACGGTGCCCTTGAGCTCCTGCAGCACGGGGACGGCGTTGTGGCCGAGGTCGCGCACCGCGATGCGCGCCTCGTCCAGCACGCGGCCGAGCTTCAGGAGGGGAACGGCCGCGAGCGCGACGAACACGCACAGCGCAATGGCGGCGATGAGGCCTGCGATCTCACCTGGGGTCATGTGTGGGGCCTTCCGTAGACTTTGACGGCGCAACTCTAGCCGACGGCTCCCGACCAAGCAGCCTGCGCAGCACCGCTACCCGATCCGCGATGGCGGCCTCCTGCCCGTGGTCGGTCGGCCGGTAGTACCGGGCGTCGGTCAGGTCGTCGGGCAGGTAGGTCTGTTGCGCGACGCCGTGCGGGTAGTCGTGCGCGTACTTGTAGCCCTCGCCGTGCCCCAGCGCCTGCGCCCCGGAGTAGTGGGCATCGCGCAGGTGGGCCGGTACGAGCCCACCCTTGCCACGCCTGACATCGGCCACGGCGTCGGTGATCGCGAGGTAGGCGGCGTTGGACTTCGGAGCCGTCGCCGCCGCAACGGTCGCGTGGGCCAGGGTGAGGCGGGCCTCCGGCATGCCGAGGAGCTGCACGGCCTGCGCCGCGGCCACGCAGGTCTGGAGGACTCCGCTGGCGGCCATGCCGATGTCCTCGGACGCCGAGATCATGAGACGCCTTGCGATGAACCTCGGATCCTCCCCGGCCTCCAGCATTCGGGCCAGGTAGTGCAGAGCCGCGTCCACGTCGGATCCCCGGATCGACTTGATGAACGCGCTGATGACGTCGTAGTGCTGATCGCCGTCCTTGTCGTAGCGCACCGCCGCGCGGTCCGCCGACGACTCGACGGCGGCCTGATCGATTGCGGTGGCACCCAGGGATTCGGCGGCCGCGGCGGACTCCTCGAGGTACGTGAGCGCCCGCCGCGCGTCGCCGCCGGCGAGCCGCACGATGAGGTCGCGGGCCTGCGCGTCGAGGGTGAACCGCTGACCGTCGGCGTTGATGAGGCCGCGGTCGTCGGTCAGGGCCCGGTCCAGGAGGCCGCCCAGATCCTCGTCGGTCAGCGGCACGAGGCGCAGGAGGAGGGAGCGGCTGAGCAGGGGGGAGATCACCGAGAAGGAGGGGTTCTCGGTCGTCGCCGCGATGAGCGTGACGAGACGGTTCTCGACCGCGGGCAGCAACACGTCCTGTTGCGCCTTGGAGAAGCGGTGGACCTCGTCGACGAACAGCACCGTGGCCTGGCCCCTGGCGAGTTCGCGCCGCGCCTCCTCGAGCTCGGCGCGCACCTCCTTCACCCCCGCGGTCACGGCGGAGAGCTCGACGAATCGGCGCTGGGTGGCCTGGGACACAACCGACGCGATGGTGGTCTTGCCCACGCCGGGCGGTCCCCATAGGAAGACCGACATCGGTTGACCGTCGGCGAGCCTGCGCAGCGGGGACCCGGGGGCCAGCAGGTGCTGCTGTCCGACGATCTCATCGAGGGTACGCGGCCTGAGGCGGACGGCCAGTGGTGCCTGCGGGTTCGTGGCGTCGCTCAGCGATCCGCCGCGCGTTGGAGGCGCCGGGTCCGGGGTACCGAAGAGGTCGTACGACACGCGGACCACTCTAGCCGCGTGCCTGCGCTGGCCCGAGTTGGTCGTCTGGGCGTACTATTTGCGGTGCACCGACGCCCGCCGCTCCACAGTGTGAGCCGCGGGCTTTTCTTCGGCTCGAACTCTGCCCCCATTGGAGCCCCATGGAACATCTCGGCAATCGCTACAGCAGGCGCCGCCGGATCGCGATCATCGTCACGCTGGGCCTGCTCACCGGTCTTGGACCGTTCACCATTGATCTGTATCTGCCTGCCTTCCCGGCGTTGAAGTCCGACCTGGGCATCAACGACGCCCAGGTGCAGCTGACCCTGTCGGCGACCACCCTCGGCTTCGCCGTCGGGCAGTTGGTCGTCGGGCCGCTGAGCGACCGGGTCGGGAGGCGGCTTCCACTGGTGGCGATGACGCTGCTCCACGTCGTGGCGAGCGTGCTGGTGGCGGTGGCACCCTCCCTCGTCTTCCTCACCGCCATGCGGGCATTGCAGGGCATCGGCGCGGCGGGCGGAGCGGTCGTCGCGATGGCCATGGCTCGCGATCTGTTCGGGGGT containing:
- the mltG gene encoding endolytic transglycosylase MltG is translated as MSPAFIDNDGRLDWRKVGYHARSAFAVLLSLSIIIGGGWFVYDRANDAYVAWRTADDYAGEGTGEEVQVLIPRGAGVNQIGDILVEAGVVKSIKAFRKAAQESGESDQLSYGRFNLTKELPAQTAFEMLLDPENMVVLTVTFPEGTPNSQQWDIITRDLEVPADAIAAAAANIDYFDLPEYAEGNLEGFLFPSTYNVAEPPNPSWIMASQVRQFKTVAERLSLEGRAEELGYTPLEVVTIASIVAREVSTPTDQPMVAGVIYNRLAQGMKLQMDSTVHYALGKYGKVTTTAEDRANPSPYNTYYHEGLPPAPISNPGLTALEAAITPATTDALFFVTVDLDTGETRFAATAEEHAANVALFQQWCQANTGRC
- the ruvX gene encoding Holliday junction resolvase RuvX — encoded protein: MRLGVDWGKARIGVAACNAGTTFAYPVETVPAGRDEMRSLTAIVKEYAPDIVYVGLPLTLAGERGIAAGQVTARAAALATAIAPVEVRLIDERMSTASASRSLGDAGRRSRQQRRVIDQAAAVEILQRAIDAEARENAPVGEPVPAKEEDL
- the alaS gene encoding alanine--tRNA ligase — its product is MKTSEIRSRFVDFFAREGHTVVPSASLLYNDPTLLFVNAGMVPFKPYFLGDEPAPFPRAVSSQKCVRTLDIEEVGKTTRHGTFFQMLGNFAFGDYFKEGAIDYAWRLVTGAESDGGWGFDPDKVWVTALHGDQETIDLWQSVGVPRERIQERGLKDNYWHMGVPGPGGPCSEIYIDRGPEFGADGGPEADEDRFLEIWNLVFQQEELSAVRAKDDFDVLRPLPSRNIDTGSGLERVALLKQGVANMYEIDEVYPVIAKASELSGRRYGADAADDIRFRVVADHVRSSLMLMSDGVTPGNEARGYVLRRLLRRVIRSMRLLGVGDPVLGELLPVSKEQMTASYPEIEESWSRVSQAAAAEEESFRRTLQAGTVMFDTAAGEAKAAKASSFGGAQAFQLHDTYGFPIDLTMEMAAEQGLSVDRAKFDELMKEQKDRARADAKAKKGGAASMEAYRQLRDTGEVPFLGYTDLSVATAVRGIIADGAAVDRASDGSVVEIVLRETPFYAEAGGQDADRGTITGDGFSLEVLDVQRPVPGLIVHRVSVLGELGLGAAAQAEVDAVARRGACQAHTATHIVHAALRELVGSNATQAGSYNKPGYMRFDFSSPHGLSDQLKAEVEARANEAIATNFEVTATEMKLEDAKALGAMAMFGEKYPPIVRMVELGGPWSRELCGGTHVSGTAEIGVLNLISEASIGSGVRRVEALVSGDAFAKFAAERALVSELTDTLRVQPDQLVGRVERLVAQLKEAEKQIAALNSEKVLGSAATLAAQAVDVAGVRYLGAEVPGVSGGDLRTLALDLRERLGSHPAVVALVGGVDKPAAIVATNDGARGLGLSAGSLIGIACAELGGKGGGKADLAQGGGTDPSAAPQALAAVRQALAARG
- a CDS encoding DUF6167 family protein — encoded protein: MRRLFWMMVGAGLAVYLVLRGRDLLHRLTPRGVQEQVAAKGHQAAAGFGDFAATFRAAMAEREAELRRELNIPATTTT
- a CDS encoding DUF948 domain-containing protein — protein: MTPGEIAGLIAAIALCVFVALAAVPLLKLGRVLDEARIAVRDLGHNAVPVLQELKGTVGLTNEELAKLSVVTDDVSRVSGHATVVSENAAQMSTLFAATLGGPLVKTAAFSYGVRKALKGRKNR
- a CDS encoding replication-associated recombination protein A, whose translation is MSYDLFGTPDPAPPTRGGSLSDATNPQAPLAVRLRPRTLDEIVGQQHLLAPGSPLRRLADGQPMSVFLWGPPGVGKTTIASVVSQATQRRFVELSAVTAGVKEVRAELEEARRELARGQATVLFVDEVHRFSKAQQDVLLPAVENRLVTLIAATTENPSFSVISPLLSRSLLLRLVPLTDEDLGGLLDRALTDDRGLINADGQRFTLDAQARDLIVRLAGGDARRALTYLEESAAAAESLGATAIDQAAVESSADRAAVRYDKDGDQHYDVISAFIKSIRGSDVDAALHYLARMLEAGEDPRFIARRLMISASEDIGMAASGVLQTCVAAAQAVQLLGMPEARLTLAHATVAAATAPKSNAAYLAITDAVADVRRGKGGLVPAHLRDAHYSGAQALGHGEGYKYAHDYPHGVAQQTYLPDDLTDARYYRPTDHGQEAAIADRVAVLRRLLGREPSARVAPSKSTEGPTHDPR